The Drosophila innubila isolate TH190305 chromosome 3R unlocalized genomic scaffold, UK_Dinn_1.0 2_E_3R, whole genome shotgun sequence genome has a segment encoding these proteins:
- the LOC117792782 gene encoding protein kinase C isoform X4, with protein sequence MFTGKLQIKVCEASGLRPTDFQKRHNLTFGKLADEQLIDPYVSIDVDESHFDRSTTRPKTFDPVWNEQFVHDVTNARNINLTVFHDAALPPDDFVANCIIPFEDLMQSESGVPDLWINLEPQGKIHVIIELKTRNDQAKADAEVEKTVAVNKEFKERAGFNRRRGAMRRRVHQVNGHKFMATFLRQPTFCSHCREFIWGIGKQGYQCQVCTLVVHKKCHLSVVSKCPGMRDEQAKVEVVPAGQRFNVNVPHRFVVHSYKRFTFCDHCGSLLYGLIKQGLQCETCYMNVHKRCQKNVANTCGINTKQMAEILSSLGISPDKQGQQPRRSKYLSQPGGEDNYGASLGGEGGDNAAGASFRSGNLSGDSLGTSTSTLTSGYNSSSCMSLAVGGGDSRPGKCSLLDFNFIKVLGKGSFGKVMLAEKKGTDEIYAIKVLKKDAIIQDDDVDCTMTEKRILALAANHPFLTALHSCFQTPDRLFFVMEYVNGGDLMFQIQKARRFEAARAAFYAAEVTLALQFLHTHGVIYRDLKLDNILLDQEGHCKLADFGMCKEGIMNGMLTTTFCGTPDYIAPEILKEQEYGASVDWWALGVLMYEMMAGQPPFEADNEDELFDSIMHDDVLYPVWLSREAVSILKGFLTKNPEQRLGCTGDENEIRKHAFFNKLDWKELEKRNIKPPFRPKMKNPRDANNFDAEFTKEEPVLTPIGNDVIRCINQDEFAGFSFVNPKFGPERKVF encoded by the exons ATGTTTACGggtaaattgcaaattaaggTTTGCGAGGCAAGCGGCCTACGTCCaacagattttcaaaagcGCCACAATTTAACATTTGGCAAATTGGCCGATGAGCAGCTCATCGATCCCTACGTGTCCATAGATGTCGACGAGAGTCATTTTG ATCGCTCGACAACAAGACCAAAGACGTTTGATCCTGTATGGAACGAACAGTTCGTCCACGACGTGACCAATGCGcgcaatattaatttaaccGTTTTCCATGATGCCGCATTGCCTCCAGATGACTTTGTCGCCAACTGCATTATTCCGTTTGAGGATCTCATGCAGAGTGAGTCTGGAGTGCCAGATTTATGG ATTAACCTGGAACCACAGGGAAAAATCCATGTCATCATTGAGTTGAAGACCCGCAATG ATCAAGCAAAGGCCGATGCCGAGGTTGAGAAGACTGTGGCCGTTAACAAGGAGTTCAAAGAACGCGCCGGATTCAATCGACGTCGCGGTGCAATGCGCCGTCGTGTACATCAG GTTAATGGACATAAGTTTATGGCAACATTCTTGCGCCAGCCCACCTTCTGTTCACACTGTCGCGAGTTTATTTG GGGAATTGGTAAACAAGGCTATCAATGTCAAG TCTGCACCTTAGTTGTACATAAAAAGTGCCATCTGTCTGTGGTCTCCAAATGTCCGGGAATGCGGGATGAG CAGGCCAAGGTGGAAGTTGTGCCGGCCGGTCAGCGATTCAACGTAAATGTGCCGCATCGGTTTGTGGTGCACAGTTACAAGCGGTTCACATTTTGTGATCACTGTGGCTCGTTGCTCTACGGACTGATCAAGCAGGGCCTACAATGCGAGACATGTTACATGAACGTCCACAAGCGGTGCCAAAAGAATGTGGCAAACACATGCGGCATCAATACCAAGCAAATGGCCGAAATTCTCAGCTCGCTGGGCATCTCACCGGATAAGCAGGGCCAGCAGCCGCGACGCTCCAAATACTTGAGTCAACCGGGTGGCGAGGACAATTATGGTGCCTCATTGGGCGGCGAGGGTGGTGATAATGCGGCAGGCGCCTCATTTCGCAGTGGTAATCTGTCGGGCGACAGTTTGGGCACCTCGACAAGCACGTTGACCAGTGGCTACAACAGCAGTAGCTGCATGAGCCTAGCTGTAGGTGGCGGAGATTCACGTCCCGGCAAGTGCTCGCTGCTGgactttaactttattaagGTGCTGGGCAAGGGATCGTTCGGCAAGGTGATGTTGGCTGAAAAGAAGGGCACCGACGAGATTTATGCCATCAAAGTGCTAAAGAAGGATGCCATCATACAAGACGACGATGTGGACTGCACAATGACCGAGAAACGCATCCTGGCATTGGCTGCCAATCATCCGTTCCTCACGGCACTGCATTCATGTTTTCAGACACCAGATCGTTTGTTCTTTGTCATGGAGTACGTTAATGGTGGTGATCTAATGTTTCAAATACAAAAGGCGCGGCGTTTTGAGGCGGCACGTGCTGCATTTTATGCGGCTGAGGTAACGCTTGCCCTGCAGTTTCTGCACACCCATGGGGTTATCTATCGCGATCTGAAGCTGGACAACATTCTGCTCGACCAGGAGGGTCACTGTAAGCTCGCCGACTTTGGCATGTGTAAAGAGGGCATCATGAACGGCATGCTGACCACGACATTCTGCGGTACACCCGACTATATAGCACCCGAAATTCTTAAAGAACAGGAGTATGGCGCCTCCGTAGACTGGTGGGCGCTGGGCGTGCTCATGTATGAAATGATGGCTGGCCAGCCGCCATTCGAGGCTGACAATGAGGATGAGCTTTTCGACTCGATTATGCACGATGATGTCCTCTATCCGGTTTGGTTGTCCCGTGAAGCCGTGTCCATATTAAAAG GTTTTCTTACCAAGAATCCTGAGCAACGTCTGGGTTGCACTGGCGATGAGAATGAAATACGCAAGCATGCATTCTTTAATAAACTGGACTGGAAGGAACTGGAGAAGCGAAACATAAAGCCACCATTCCGACCTAAAATG AAAAATCCACGTGATGCCAACAATTTCGATGCGGAATTCACCAAAGAGGAGCCAGTGCTAACACCCATTGGTAATGATGTAATACGTTGTATCAATCAGGACGAGTTCGCCGGATTCTCATTTGTTAATCCCAAGTTTGGGCCAGAGCGCAAGGTGTTCTAA
- the LOC117792782 gene encoding protein kinase C isoform X3 encodes MFTGKLQIKVCEASGLRPTDFQKRHNLTFGKLADEQLIDPYVSIDVDESHFDRSTTRPKTFDPVWNEQFVHDVTNARNINLTVFHDAALPPDDFVANCIIPFEDLMQSESGVPDLWINLEPQGKIHVIIELKTRNDQAKADAEVEKTVAVNKEFKERAGFNRRRGAMRRRVHQVNGHKFMATFLRQPTFCSHCREFIWGIGKQGYQCQVCTLVVHKKCHLSVVSKCPGMRDEQQAKVEVVPAGQRFNVNVPHRFVVHSYKRFTFCDHCGSLLYGLIKQGLQCETCYMNVHKRCQKNVANTCGINTKQMAEILSSLGISPDKQGQQPRRSKYLSQPGGEDNYGASLGGEGGDNAAGASFRSGNLSGDSLGTSTSTLTSGYNSSSCMSLAVGGGDSRPGKCSLLDFNFIKVLGKGSFGKVMLAEKKGTDEIYAIKVLKKDAIIQDDDVDCTMTEKRILALAANHPFLTALHSCFQTPDRLFFVMEYVNGGDLMFQIQKARRFEAARAAFYAAEVTLALQFLHTHGVIYRDLKLDNILLDQEGHCKLADFGMCKEGIMNGMLTTTFCGTPDYIAPEILKEQEYGASVDWWALGVLMYEMMAGQPPFEADNEDELFDSIMHDDVLYPVWLSREAVSILKGFLTKNPEQRLGCTGDENEIRKHAFFNKLDWKELEKRNIKPPFRPKMKNPRDANNFDAEFTKEEPVLTPIGNDVIRCINQDEFAGFSFVNPKFGPERKVF; translated from the exons ATGTTTACGggtaaattgcaaattaaggTTTGCGAGGCAAGCGGCCTACGTCCaacagattttcaaaagcGCCACAATTTAACATTTGGCAAATTGGCCGATGAGCAGCTCATCGATCCCTACGTGTCCATAGATGTCGACGAGAGTCATTTTG ATCGCTCGACAACAAGACCAAAGACGTTTGATCCTGTATGGAACGAACAGTTCGTCCACGACGTGACCAATGCGcgcaatattaatttaaccGTTTTCCATGATGCCGCATTGCCTCCAGATGACTTTGTCGCCAACTGCATTATTCCGTTTGAGGATCTCATGCAGAGTGAGTCTGGAGTGCCAGATTTATGG ATTAACCTGGAACCACAGGGAAAAATCCATGTCATCATTGAGTTGAAGACCCGCAATG ATCAAGCAAAGGCCGATGCCGAGGTTGAGAAGACTGTGGCCGTTAACAAGGAGTTCAAAGAACGCGCCGGATTCAATCGACGTCGCGGTGCAATGCGCCGTCGTGTACATCAG GTTAATGGACATAAGTTTATGGCAACATTCTTGCGCCAGCCCACCTTCTGTTCACACTGTCGCGAGTTTATTTG GGGAATTGGTAAACAAGGCTATCAATGTCAAG TCTGCACCTTAGTTGTACATAAAAAGTGCCATCTGTCTGTGGTCTCCAAATGTCCGGGAATGCGGGATGAG CAGCAGGCCAAGGTGGAAGTTGTGCCGGCCGGTCAGCGATTCAACGTAAATGTGCCGCATCGGTTTGTGGTGCACAGTTACAAGCGGTTCACATTTTGTGATCACTGTGGCTCGTTGCTCTACGGACTGATCAAGCAGGGCCTACAATGCGAGACATGTTACATGAACGTCCACAAGCGGTGCCAAAAGAATGTGGCAAACACATGCGGCATCAATACCAAGCAAATGGCCGAAATTCTCAGCTCGCTGGGCATCTCACCGGATAAGCAGGGCCAGCAGCCGCGACGCTCCAAATACTTGAGTCAACCGGGTGGCGAGGACAATTATGGTGCCTCATTGGGCGGCGAGGGTGGTGATAATGCGGCAGGCGCCTCATTTCGCAGTGGTAATCTGTCGGGCGACAGTTTGGGCACCTCGACAAGCACGTTGACCAGTGGCTACAACAGCAGTAGCTGCATGAGCCTAGCTGTAGGTGGCGGAGATTCACGTCCCGGCAAGTGCTCGCTGCTGgactttaactttattaagGTGCTGGGCAAGGGATCGTTCGGCAAGGTGATGTTGGCTGAAAAGAAGGGCACCGACGAGATTTATGCCATCAAAGTGCTAAAGAAGGATGCCATCATACAAGACGACGATGTGGACTGCACAATGACCGAGAAACGCATCCTGGCATTGGCTGCCAATCATCCGTTCCTCACGGCACTGCATTCATGTTTTCAGACACCAGATCGTTTGTTCTTTGTCATGGAGTACGTTAATGGTGGTGATCTAATGTTTCAAATACAAAAGGCGCGGCGTTTTGAGGCGGCACGTGCTGCATTTTATGCGGCTGAGGTAACGCTTGCCCTGCAGTTTCTGCACACCCATGGGGTTATCTATCGCGATCTGAAGCTGGACAACATTCTGCTCGACCAGGAGGGTCACTGTAAGCTCGCCGACTTTGGCATGTGTAAAGAGGGCATCATGAACGGCATGCTGACCACGACATTCTGCGGTACACCCGACTATATAGCACCCGAAATTCTTAAAGAACAGGAGTATGGCGCCTCCGTAGACTGGTGGGCGCTGGGCGTGCTCATGTATGAAATGATGGCTGGCCAGCCGCCATTCGAGGCTGACAATGAGGATGAGCTTTTCGACTCGATTATGCACGATGATGTCCTCTATCCGGTTTGGTTGTCCCGTGAAGCCGTGTCCATATTAAAAG GTTTTCTTACCAAGAATCCTGAGCAACGTCTGGGTTGCACTGGCGATGAGAATGAAATACGCAAGCATGCATTCTTTAATAAACTGGACTGGAAGGAACTGGAGAAGCGAAACATAAAGCCACCATTCCGACCTAAAATG AAAAATCCACGTGATGCCAACAATTTCGATGCGGAATTCACCAAAGAGGAGCCAGTGCTAACACCCATTGGTAATGATGTAATACGTTGTATCAATCAGGACGAGTTCGCCGGATTCTCATTTGTTAATCCCAAGTTTGGGCCAGAGCGCAAGGTGTTCTAA
- the LOC117792782 gene encoding protein kinase C isoform X6: MIKQRPMPRLRRLWPLTRSSKNAPDSIDVAVQCAVVYIRLMDISLWQHSCASPPSVHTVASLFVCTLVVHKKCHLSVVSKCPGMRDEQQAKVEVVPAGQRFNVNVPHRFVVHSYKRFTFCDHCGSLLYGLIKQGLQCETCYMNVHKRCQKNVANTCGINTKQMAEILSSLGISPDKQGQQPRRSKYLSQPGGEDNYGASLGGEGGDNAAGASFRSGNLSGDSLGTSTSTLTSGYNSSSCMSLAVGGGDSRPGKCSLLDFNFIKVLGKGSFGKVMLAEKKGTDEIYAIKVLKKDAIIQDDDVDCTMTEKRILALAANHPFLTALHSCFQTPDRLFFVMEYVNGGDLMFQIQKARRFEAARAAFYAAEVTLALQFLHTHGVIYRDLKLDNILLDQEGHCKLADFGMCKEGIMNGMLTTTFCGTPDYIAPEILKEQEYGASVDWWALGVLMYEMMAGQPPFEADNEDELFDSIMHDDVLYPVWLSREAVSILKGFLTKNPEQRLGCTGDENEIRKHAFFNKLDWKELEKRNIKPPFRPKMKNPRDANNFDAEFTKEEPVLTPIGNDVIRCINQDEFAGFSFVNPKFGPERKVF, translated from the exons ATG ATCAAGCAAAGGCCGATGCCGAGGTTGAGAAGACTGTGGCCGTTAACAAGGAGTTCAAAGAACGCGCCGGATTCAATCGACGTCGCGGTGCAATGCGCCGTCGTGTACATCAG GTTAATGGACATAAGTTTATGGCAACATTCTTGCGCCAGCCCACCTTCTGTTCACACTGTCGCGAGTTTATTTG TCTGCACCTTAGTTGTACATAAAAAGTGCCATCTGTCTGTGGTCTCCAAATGTCCGGGAATGCGGGATGAG CAGCAGGCCAAGGTGGAAGTTGTGCCGGCCGGTCAGCGATTCAACGTAAATGTGCCGCATCGGTTTGTGGTGCACAGTTACAAGCGGTTCACATTTTGTGATCACTGTGGCTCGTTGCTCTACGGACTGATCAAGCAGGGCCTACAATGCGAGACATGTTACATGAACGTCCACAAGCGGTGCCAAAAGAATGTGGCAAACACATGCGGCATCAATACCAAGCAAATGGCCGAAATTCTCAGCTCGCTGGGCATCTCACCGGATAAGCAGGGCCAGCAGCCGCGACGCTCCAAATACTTGAGTCAACCGGGTGGCGAGGACAATTATGGTGCCTCATTGGGCGGCGAGGGTGGTGATAATGCGGCAGGCGCCTCATTTCGCAGTGGTAATCTGTCGGGCGACAGTTTGGGCACCTCGACAAGCACGTTGACCAGTGGCTACAACAGCAGTAGCTGCATGAGCCTAGCTGTAGGTGGCGGAGATTCACGTCCCGGCAAGTGCTCGCTGCTGgactttaactttattaagGTGCTGGGCAAGGGATCGTTCGGCAAGGTGATGTTGGCTGAAAAGAAGGGCACCGACGAGATTTATGCCATCAAAGTGCTAAAGAAGGATGCCATCATACAAGACGACGATGTGGACTGCACAATGACCGAGAAACGCATCCTGGCATTGGCTGCCAATCATCCGTTCCTCACGGCACTGCATTCATGTTTTCAGACACCAGATCGTTTGTTCTTTGTCATGGAGTACGTTAATGGTGGTGATCTAATGTTTCAAATACAAAAGGCGCGGCGTTTTGAGGCGGCACGTGCTGCATTTTATGCGGCTGAGGTAACGCTTGCCCTGCAGTTTCTGCACACCCATGGGGTTATCTATCGCGATCTGAAGCTGGACAACATTCTGCTCGACCAGGAGGGTCACTGTAAGCTCGCCGACTTTGGCATGTGTAAAGAGGGCATCATGAACGGCATGCTGACCACGACATTCTGCGGTACACCCGACTATATAGCACCCGAAATTCTTAAAGAACAGGAGTATGGCGCCTCCGTAGACTGGTGGGCGCTGGGCGTGCTCATGTATGAAATGATGGCTGGCCAGCCGCCATTCGAGGCTGACAATGAGGATGAGCTTTTCGACTCGATTATGCACGATGATGTCCTCTATCCGGTTTGGTTGTCCCGTGAAGCCGTGTCCATATTAAAAG GTTTTCTTACCAAGAATCCTGAGCAACGTCTGGGTTGCACTGGCGATGAGAATGAAATACGCAAGCATGCATTCTTTAATAAACTGGACTGGAAGGAACTGGAGAAGCGAAACATAAAGCCACCATTCCGACCTAAAATG AAAAATCCACGTGATGCCAACAATTTCGATGCGGAATTCACCAAAGAGGAGCCAGTGCTAACACCCATTGGTAATGATGTAATACGTTGTATCAATCAGGACGAGTTCGCCGGATTCTCATTTGTTAATCCCAAGTTTGGGCCAGAGCGCAAGGTGTTCTAA
- the LOC117792782 gene encoding protein kinase C isoform X1 has protein sequence MFTGKLQIKVCEASGLRPTDFQKRHNLTFGKLADEQLIDPYVSIDVDESHFDRSTTRPKTFDPVWNEQFVHDVTNARNINLTVFHDAALPPDDFVANCIIPFEDLMQSESGVPDLWINLEPQGKIHVIIELKTRNGRHEHYDQAKADAEVEKTVAVNKEFKERAGFNRRRGAMRRRVHQVNGHKFMATFLRQPTFCSHCREFIWGIGKQGYQCQVCTLVVHKKCHLSVVSKCPGMRDEQQAKVEVVPAGQRFNVNVPHRFVVHSYKRFTFCDHCGSLLYGLIKQGLQCETCYMNVHKRCQKNVANTCGINTKQMAEILSSLGISPDKQGQQPRRSKYLSQPGGEDNYGASLGGEGGDNAAGASFRSGNLSGDSLGTSTSTLTSGYNSSSCMSLAVGGGDSRPGKCSLLDFNFIKVLGKGSFGKVMLAEKKGTDEIYAIKVLKKDAIIQDDDVDCTMTEKRILALAANHPFLTALHSCFQTPDRLFFVMEYVNGGDLMFQIQKARRFEAARAAFYAAEVTLALQFLHTHGVIYRDLKLDNILLDQEGHCKLADFGMCKEGIMNGMLTTTFCGTPDYIAPEILKEQEYGASVDWWALGVLMYEMMAGQPPFEADNEDELFDSIMHDDVLYPVWLSREAVSILKGFLTKNPEQRLGCTGDENEIRKHAFFNKLDWKELEKRNIKPPFRPKMKNPRDANNFDAEFTKEEPVLTPIGNDVIRCINQDEFAGFSFVNPKFGPERKVF, from the exons ATGTTTACGggtaaattgcaaattaaggTTTGCGAGGCAAGCGGCCTACGTCCaacagattttcaaaagcGCCACAATTTAACATTTGGCAAATTGGCCGATGAGCAGCTCATCGATCCCTACGTGTCCATAGATGTCGACGAGAGTCATTTTG ATCGCTCGACAACAAGACCAAAGACGTTTGATCCTGTATGGAACGAACAGTTCGTCCACGACGTGACCAATGCGcgcaatattaatttaaccGTTTTCCATGATGCCGCATTGCCTCCAGATGACTTTGTCGCCAACTGCATTATTCCGTTTGAGGATCTCATGCAGAGTGAGTCTGGAGTGCCAGATTTATGG ATTAACCTGGAACCACAGGGAAAAATCCATGTCATCATTGAGTTGAAGACCCGCAATGGTAGGCATGAGCATTATG ATCAAGCAAAGGCCGATGCCGAGGTTGAGAAGACTGTGGCCGTTAACAAGGAGTTCAAAGAACGCGCCGGATTCAATCGACGTCGCGGTGCAATGCGCCGTCGTGTACATCAG GTTAATGGACATAAGTTTATGGCAACATTCTTGCGCCAGCCCACCTTCTGTTCACACTGTCGCGAGTTTATTTG GGGAATTGGTAAACAAGGCTATCAATGTCAAG TCTGCACCTTAGTTGTACATAAAAAGTGCCATCTGTCTGTGGTCTCCAAATGTCCGGGAATGCGGGATGAG CAGCAGGCCAAGGTGGAAGTTGTGCCGGCCGGTCAGCGATTCAACGTAAATGTGCCGCATCGGTTTGTGGTGCACAGTTACAAGCGGTTCACATTTTGTGATCACTGTGGCTCGTTGCTCTACGGACTGATCAAGCAGGGCCTACAATGCGAGACATGTTACATGAACGTCCACAAGCGGTGCCAAAAGAATGTGGCAAACACATGCGGCATCAATACCAAGCAAATGGCCGAAATTCTCAGCTCGCTGGGCATCTCACCGGATAAGCAGGGCCAGCAGCCGCGACGCTCCAAATACTTGAGTCAACCGGGTGGCGAGGACAATTATGGTGCCTCATTGGGCGGCGAGGGTGGTGATAATGCGGCAGGCGCCTCATTTCGCAGTGGTAATCTGTCGGGCGACAGTTTGGGCACCTCGACAAGCACGTTGACCAGTGGCTACAACAGCAGTAGCTGCATGAGCCTAGCTGTAGGTGGCGGAGATTCACGTCCCGGCAAGTGCTCGCTGCTGgactttaactttattaagGTGCTGGGCAAGGGATCGTTCGGCAAGGTGATGTTGGCTGAAAAGAAGGGCACCGACGAGATTTATGCCATCAAAGTGCTAAAGAAGGATGCCATCATACAAGACGACGATGTGGACTGCACAATGACCGAGAAACGCATCCTGGCATTGGCTGCCAATCATCCGTTCCTCACGGCACTGCATTCATGTTTTCAGACACCAGATCGTTTGTTCTTTGTCATGGAGTACGTTAATGGTGGTGATCTAATGTTTCAAATACAAAAGGCGCGGCGTTTTGAGGCGGCACGTGCTGCATTTTATGCGGCTGAGGTAACGCTTGCCCTGCAGTTTCTGCACACCCATGGGGTTATCTATCGCGATCTGAAGCTGGACAACATTCTGCTCGACCAGGAGGGTCACTGTAAGCTCGCCGACTTTGGCATGTGTAAAGAGGGCATCATGAACGGCATGCTGACCACGACATTCTGCGGTACACCCGACTATATAGCACCCGAAATTCTTAAAGAACAGGAGTATGGCGCCTCCGTAGACTGGTGGGCGCTGGGCGTGCTCATGTATGAAATGATGGCTGGCCAGCCGCCATTCGAGGCTGACAATGAGGATGAGCTTTTCGACTCGATTATGCACGATGATGTCCTCTATCCGGTTTGGTTGTCCCGTGAAGCCGTGTCCATATTAAAAG GTTTTCTTACCAAGAATCCTGAGCAACGTCTGGGTTGCACTGGCGATGAGAATGAAATACGCAAGCATGCATTCTTTAATAAACTGGACTGGAAGGAACTGGAGAAGCGAAACATAAAGCCACCATTCCGACCTAAAATG AAAAATCCACGTGATGCCAACAATTTCGATGCGGAATTCACCAAAGAGGAGCCAGTGCTAACACCCATTGGTAATGATGTAATACGTTGTATCAATCAGGACGAGTTCGCCGGATTCTCATTTGTTAATCCCAAGTTTGGGCCAGAGCGCAAGGTGTTCTAA
- the LOC117792782 gene encoding protein kinase C isoform X2, with protein sequence MFTGKLQIKVCEASGLRPTDFQKRHNLTFGKLADEQLIDPYVSIDVDESHFDRSTTRPKTFDPVWNEQFVHDVTNARNINLTVFHDAALPPDDFVANCIIPFEDLMQSESGVPDLWINLEPQGKIHVIIELKTRNGRHEHYDQAKADAEVEKTVAVNKEFKERAGFNRRRGAMRRRVHQVNGHKFMATFLRQPTFCSHCREFIWGIGKQGYQCQVCTLVVHKKCHLSVVSKCPGMRDEQAKVEVVPAGQRFNVNVPHRFVVHSYKRFTFCDHCGSLLYGLIKQGLQCETCYMNVHKRCQKNVANTCGINTKQMAEILSSLGISPDKQGQQPRRSKYLSQPGGEDNYGASLGGEGGDNAAGASFRSGNLSGDSLGTSTSTLTSGYNSSSCMSLAVGGGDSRPGKCSLLDFNFIKVLGKGSFGKVMLAEKKGTDEIYAIKVLKKDAIIQDDDVDCTMTEKRILALAANHPFLTALHSCFQTPDRLFFVMEYVNGGDLMFQIQKARRFEAARAAFYAAEVTLALQFLHTHGVIYRDLKLDNILLDQEGHCKLADFGMCKEGIMNGMLTTTFCGTPDYIAPEILKEQEYGASVDWWALGVLMYEMMAGQPPFEADNEDELFDSIMHDDVLYPVWLSREAVSILKGFLTKNPEQRLGCTGDENEIRKHAFFNKLDWKELEKRNIKPPFRPKMKNPRDANNFDAEFTKEEPVLTPIGNDVIRCINQDEFAGFSFVNPKFGPERKVF encoded by the exons ATGTTTACGggtaaattgcaaattaaggTTTGCGAGGCAAGCGGCCTACGTCCaacagattttcaaaagcGCCACAATTTAACATTTGGCAAATTGGCCGATGAGCAGCTCATCGATCCCTACGTGTCCATAGATGTCGACGAGAGTCATTTTG ATCGCTCGACAACAAGACCAAAGACGTTTGATCCTGTATGGAACGAACAGTTCGTCCACGACGTGACCAATGCGcgcaatattaatttaaccGTTTTCCATGATGCCGCATTGCCTCCAGATGACTTTGTCGCCAACTGCATTATTCCGTTTGAGGATCTCATGCAGAGTGAGTCTGGAGTGCCAGATTTATGG ATTAACCTGGAACCACAGGGAAAAATCCATGTCATCATTGAGTTGAAGACCCGCAATGGTAGGCATGAGCATTATG ATCAAGCAAAGGCCGATGCCGAGGTTGAGAAGACTGTGGCCGTTAACAAGGAGTTCAAAGAACGCGCCGGATTCAATCGACGTCGCGGTGCAATGCGCCGTCGTGTACATCAG GTTAATGGACATAAGTTTATGGCAACATTCTTGCGCCAGCCCACCTTCTGTTCACACTGTCGCGAGTTTATTTG GGGAATTGGTAAACAAGGCTATCAATGTCAAG TCTGCACCTTAGTTGTACATAAAAAGTGCCATCTGTCTGTGGTCTCCAAATGTCCGGGAATGCGGGATGAG CAGGCCAAGGTGGAAGTTGTGCCGGCCGGTCAGCGATTCAACGTAAATGTGCCGCATCGGTTTGTGGTGCACAGTTACAAGCGGTTCACATTTTGTGATCACTGTGGCTCGTTGCTCTACGGACTGATCAAGCAGGGCCTACAATGCGAGACATGTTACATGAACGTCCACAAGCGGTGCCAAAAGAATGTGGCAAACACATGCGGCATCAATACCAAGCAAATGGCCGAAATTCTCAGCTCGCTGGGCATCTCACCGGATAAGCAGGGCCAGCAGCCGCGACGCTCCAAATACTTGAGTCAACCGGGTGGCGAGGACAATTATGGTGCCTCATTGGGCGGCGAGGGTGGTGATAATGCGGCAGGCGCCTCATTTCGCAGTGGTAATCTGTCGGGCGACAGTTTGGGCACCTCGACAAGCACGTTGACCAGTGGCTACAACAGCAGTAGCTGCATGAGCCTAGCTGTAGGTGGCGGAGATTCACGTCCCGGCAAGTGCTCGCTGCTGgactttaactttattaagGTGCTGGGCAAGGGATCGTTCGGCAAGGTGATGTTGGCTGAAAAGAAGGGCACCGACGAGATTTATGCCATCAAAGTGCTAAAGAAGGATGCCATCATACAAGACGACGATGTGGACTGCACAATGACCGAGAAACGCATCCTGGCATTGGCTGCCAATCATCCGTTCCTCACGGCACTGCATTCATGTTTTCAGACACCAGATCGTTTGTTCTTTGTCATGGAGTACGTTAATGGTGGTGATCTAATGTTTCAAATACAAAAGGCGCGGCGTTTTGAGGCGGCACGTGCTGCATTTTATGCGGCTGAGGTAACGCTTGCCCTGCAGTTTCTGCACACCCATGGGGTTATCTATCGCGATCTGAAGCTGGACAACATTCTGCTCGACCAGGAGGGTCACTGTAAGCTCGCCGACTTTGGCATGTGTAAAGAGGGCATCATGAACGGCATGCTGACCACGACATTCTGCGGTACACCCGACTATATAGCACCCGAAATTCTTAAAGAACAGGAGTATGGCGCCTCCGTAGACTGGTGGGCGCTGGGCGTGCTCATGTATGAAATGATGGCTGGCCAGCCGCCATTCGAGGCTGACAATGAGGATGAGCTTTTCGACTCGATTATGCACGATGATGTCCTCTATCCGGTTTGGTTGTCCCGTGAAGCCGTGTCCATATTAAAAG GTTTTCTTACCAAGAATCCTGAGCAACGTCTGGGTTGCACTGGCGATGAGAATGAAATACGCAAGCATGCATTCTTTAATAAACTGGACTGGAAGGAACTGGAGAAGCGAAACATAAAGCCACCATTCCGACCTAAAATG AAAAATCCACGTGATGCCAACAATTTCGATGCGGAATTCACCAAAGAGGAGCCAGTGCTAACACCCATTGGTAATGATGTAATACGTTGTATCAATCAGGACGAGTTCGCCGGATTCTCATTTGTTAATCCCAAGTTTGGGCCAGAGCGCAAGGTGTTCTAA